The Xenopus tropicalis strain Nigerian chromosome 2, UCB_Xtro_10.0, whole genome shotgun sequence genome window below encodes:
- the ifnlr1 gene encoding interferon lambda receptor 1 precursor, producing the protein MSVWFTWAFLISQCFVLQIAGLLHPPLNVTTISRNFRLFLTWAPDPRNPPNVSYQVAYRYINSKWNKKNCRNITGKECDLTCLFDYTHNYIVGVRTKFGSSMSKWEEIKDISYIFTVDPEAPTLEVKFVDKSMYINAAVKTPHCIKDIYNLKYNIEASLNNAPKQIKFKEVKMNSAVILDTTGLSGNYCVEALTVFTMEQKKISQPSKPFCHLFKDEEYNSGHNWSFAVLILFPILLISGILLYCYIKSRHPGEAKRPVALDFSRFSRELCTSEFSEMTPQQYDKITTVEISGQNLNIDADYELSHFRYTKTHPALREFGEDGSKSQMSGGYKLSSLRSSLKDHSCERCSTSDFSCEESESSSGPHISRLLTLHDMQKTNLDHTQDEDEDKIKEPDPNELLLSTVKSDFWNMSSLGSKSFCPLNQSLSVRFETLKIEGKSGQVENSDGESSDQCFSEFEDSTEDLNEESDTEDQLSSNSNLQKLRCSGYESRGYMAR; encoded by the exons GCCTTTTGCACCCACCTTTGAATGTTACCACTATATCCCGGAATTTCAGGCTGTTCCTCACATGGGCACCAGATCCTAGGAATCCTCCTAACGTATCCTATCAAGTGGCCTACAGATACAT AAATTCAAAGTGGAATAAGAAAAATTGCAGAAATATCACTGGCAAAGAATGTGATTTGACCTGCCTCTTTGATTATACTCATAATTACATAGTAGGAGTCAGAACCAAATTTGGATCATCCATGTCAAAGTGGGAAGAAATAAAAGATATATCATACATATTTACAG TGGATCCAGAGGCACCAACATTAGAAGTAAAATTTGTGGACAAGAGCATGTATATTAATGCAGCAGTAAAGACACCACATTGCATAAAAGACATTTACAATTTGAAATACAATATTGAAGCATCTCTAAACAATGCACCAAAGCAG ATAAAATTCAAAGAGGTTAAGATGAACTCTGCTGTCATCCTGGATACTACAGGGCTCAGTGGGAATTATTGTGTTGAAGCATTGACAGTATTTAcaatggaacaaaaaaaaatcagccaaccATCCAAACCATTTTGCCATCTTTTCAAGGATGAAG AGTATAACAGTGGCCACAACTGGAGTTTTGCTGTATTGATTTTGTTCCCAATACTTCTCATTTCTGGCATCCTTCTTTATTGTTACATCAAGTCCAGACATCCTGGCGAAGCAAAGAGGCCAGTTGCTTTG GATTTTTCCAGATTCAGCAGGGAACTGTGTACCTCAGAGTTTTCGGAAATGACTCCCCAACAATATGACAAGATCACTACAGTAGAAATAAGTGGTCAGAACCTGAATATTGATGCCGATTATGAATTAAGTCACTTTAGATACACAAAGACACACCCAGCGCTAAGAGAATTTGGAGAAGATGGATCTAAAAGCCAGATGTCTGGTGGTTACAAGCTTAGCTCCTTAAGATCGTCATTAAAGGATCACAGCTGTGAGAGATGCTCTACCTCAGACTTTAGCTGTGAGGAAAGTGAAAGCTCATCAGGACCACATATTTCTAGACTCCTAACTCTGCATGATATGCAGAAGACTAATTTGGATCACACTCAAGATGAGGATGAAGACAAGATCAAGGAGCCTGATCCCAATGAATTACTATTAAGTACTGTTAAATCAGACTTTTGGAACATGTCCTCATTAGGATCCAAGTCTTTTTGCCCGCTCAATCAAAGCCTTAGTGTGCGCTTTGAGACATTAAAGATTGAAGGGAAGAGTGGTCAGGTGGAAAACTCAGATGGTGAATCTAGTGACCAGTGTTTTTCAGAATTTGAGGATTCAACAGAAGATTTAAATGAGGAGAGTGATACAGAGGATCAATTAAGCAGTAATTCAAATTTGCAAAAGTTAAGATGCTCAGGTTATGAAAGCAGGGGTTATATGGCAAGGTAG